In a single window of the Nodularia spumigena CCY9414 genome:
- a CDS encoding rhodanese-like domain-containing protein yields the protein MPSSFALNLCKFLIRLKFPHIHQISTKEFAQWLLNSTKIQPLVIDARSQAEYEVSHLKAAVHIDPIAPDLQILSQVAKETPIVVYCSIGYRSATISQQLQQAGFTRVFNLSGGLFQWANEGRLMFKNEEVTQCIHPYNAMWGKLLKDGKLRGRQRS from the coding sequence ATGCCATCATCGTTTGCTCTGAATTTATGCAAATTCCTAATCAGGCTAAAGTTTCCCCACATTCACCAAATTAGCACCAAAGAATTCGCTCAGTGGTTATTAAATTCTACAAAAATACAGCCTTTGGTAATTGATGCACGCAGTCAAGCAGAATATGAAGTAAGTCATCTTAAAGCCGCAGTACATATTGATCCGATTGCGCCTGACTTGCAAATATTATCGCAAGTAGCAAAAGAAACGCCTATAGTTGTGTACTGTTCAATTGGCTATCGTAGCGCCACAATTTCCCAACAGCTTCAGCAAGCAGGATTTACCCGTGTGTTTAACTTGAGTGGTGGTCTTTTTCAGTGGGCAAATGAAGGACGACTTATGTTTAAAAATGAGGAAGTTACACAGTGTATTCATCCATATAATGCGATGTGGGGAAAACTGTTGAAAGATGGAAAGTTGAGGGGGCGACAAAGAAGTTAA
- a CDS encoding serine/threonine-protein kinase, which translates to MKVLKWGNSKLVELFERESRTLRRLNHPCIPGSTIDDFFTFVPNNSPLTLRCLVMDKIEGQNLQKWIQSNGRISESLAVKWLKHLVEILDVVHHTEFFHRDIKPANIILQPDGRLALVDFGAARRITDTYLAKVSASGGTSTRMGNYEITAIVSPGYTPLEQINGKAVPQSDFYALGRTLVYLITAIPLVKLPTDENTGQLIWRNKAPQIGKRFADLIDEMMAPFPGQRPQTNEIILHRLKKLPSQTNFDKFVKSKTFILIVIGLVSFTGLGMFNMLLPVIANYFVSQGQNLETKKQSETAQKFFNWAIKINPRMNQRISSFYFEKAGRNFRNLQLAKTYYEKAIQYNPQDIDIYRNLALVCQYLNQVECVINNYKKALQIRGNDWELHYELGNFYDQANKYELAEKQYKIAVKLNKEAAAPINNLSRLKNREGNYYESEALARQGLNLTEKPEIKTTLYKNLGWAKLGQQQYIEADKYLQKSMEIDATKTDTYCLLAQVQDAVDETTNARILWEVCMIAESSLPEVLIWRQQLLDRLSKN; encoded by the coding sequence ATGAAGGTTCTGAAATGGGGTAATTCTAAGTTAGTGGAGTTATTCGAGCGAGAATCCCGAACTTTGAGGCGTTTAAATCACCCGTGTATCCCAGGAAGTACCATAGATGACTTTTTTACATTTGTTCCTAATAATAGCCCTCTAACATTGCGATGCCTAGTAATGGATAAAATTGAGGGACAAAATTTGCAAAAATGGATACAGTCTAATGGGCGCATTTCGGAATCTTTAGCTGTAAAGTGGCTGAAACATCTTGTGGAGATTTTAGATGTGGTGCATCATACAGAGTTTTTCCATAGAGATATTAAACCAGCAAATATTATTCTTCAACCAGATGGTCGGCTGGCATTGGTTGATTTTGGGGCTGCACGACGAATTACCGATACTTATTTAGCAAAAGTAAGTGCCAGTGGTGGAACCAGCACTCGGATGGGAAATTATGAAATTACGGCTATCGTCTCACCGGGTTATACACCATTAGAACAAATCAATGGAAAAGCAGTACCCCAATCAGATTTTTATGCTTTAGGAAGAACACTTGTATATTTAATTACAGCTATACCTTTAGTTAAATTACCTACAGATGAAAATACGGGGCAGTTAATTTGGAGAAACAAAGCTCCACAGATAGGTAAGCGATTTGCTGATTTAATTGATGAAATGATGGCTCCTTTTCCAGGACAACGCCCACAAACCAACGAAATAATTTTACATAGATTAAAAAAGCTTCCTTCACAAACTAATTTCGATAAGTTCGTTAAATCTAAAACATTTATATTGATTGTGATTGGATTAGTTAGCTTCACAGGACTTGGGATGTTTAATATGTTATTACCTGTAATAGCTAATTATTTTGTATCTCAAGGACAAAACTTAGAAACTAAAAAACAATCTGAAACTGCCCAGAAGTTTTTTAATTGGGCTATTAAAATTAACCCTCGAATGAATCAAAGGATTTCTAGTTTTTATTTTGAAAAAGCTGGGCGCAATTTTAGAAATTTGCAATTGGCTAAAACTTATTATGAAAAGGCAATCCAATATAATCCTCAAGATATAGATATATATAGAAACTTAGCGCTAGTCTGTCAGTATTTAAATCAGGTTGAATGTGTAATTAATAATTATAAAAAAGCCCTACAGATTAGAGGTAACGACTGGGAATTACATTATGAATTAGGTAATTTTTATGACCAGGCTAATAAGTATGAATTAGCAGAGAAACAATATAAGATAGCGGTTAAACTAAACAAAGAGGCAGCAGCCCCTATCAATAATTTATCCCGATTAAAAAATCGAGAAGGAAATTATTATGAATCTGAGGCATTGGCAAGGCAAGGATTAAATCTTACTGAAAAGCCCGAAATAAAAACTACGTTATATAAAAATTTAGGTTGGGCTAAATTAGGGCAGCAACAATATATTGAGGCGGATAAATATTTACAGAAGTCAATGGAAATCGATGCGACTAAAACAGATACTTATTGTTTGTTAGCGCAAGTACAAGATGCTGTAGATGAAACTACTAACGCTAGAATTTTATGGGAAGTATGTATGATAGCTGAATCAAGCCTACCAGAAGTACTTATTTGGCGGCAGCAATTACTAGATCGTCTAAGCAAAAACTAA
- a CDS encoding DUF3854 domain-containing protein, whose translation MTYLNASQKNLPSPKLTRDPGEPQYPNDLIAAEYHQLAVGSAIHPALIEGNFFHIEGESIYDYLFISDKIPRKNAGRVTEGYIKRYQHLLLGGIWIKSLDPFKNWQPMEWGRIKPNFPRIDWQKGKPVKYESPPKTANRVTYFDVANCIWDKIAKRYNIKRYHSLLTLRLLDQVNPLLFWEWMKRHSEIPIILCEGEKKAACLLSLGFVAIALPGIWNGRVGKQDFDERLHPDLVPLAQAGRKFIILFDHETSDKTRWSVYQATIRTGKVIEAAGCTCEVASLPGPEKGVDDFVVGRGKDANTLLSAIVDDAKSLQDYQRSYHKRKWGLSKYKPDVTVNVKYLSQALYLPELPREEEDKVQGAGGRGEEERGLGTGDWGEQEGSLNNPLYKVISNSPPLPAPCPPASFRFPKSGLVALWSDMGTGKTELMRWWRDQNPNTRFLNNGHRVNLLKNLAERLQTAMYSELGYVGLTKATALSITIDSLHKLNTQALTYGCVFIDEACQYLVHLLHSKTCKEHRAAILEVLEYIVYNAPLVVIADAHMDDLTVDFFRAMRPEGEIPYIVKNEWRNGDRTIYWYEGNSSSALVAQISAALMAGQKIMVVSDSKRFIKKLEKSLLVKVEESSNSDQAPFGQGVGCGVWGVGEKEHRTTSGSQASSSQDDCIGGGSKPRPIPSSLHPTPYPLHPIHDESSTPFKIWSIHSDNSGSEENIAFIKDITNAVKSLDALFTSPSLGTGVDISQYHFDLVFGVFHGVSQTATECAQQLYRYRPKVPFHVWVAPRPPFGYKDTNATKIKERLLQTNEMTAFLLRIDRETGKRGAEKDWALEAYCQIQANRSQSINNLRDDLRSLLTFMGNTFISVGSDDDPKATEQLKKAAAALDTAYHSAISKARNISASEYRARQSKDYLKPEEIFECEKFRIQDSYGMDVTPELVEKDEGGRLIRALASLEAILLEPDDTIVDPKTGRQYPTPPTIVTSKDRTERDNLPLCIDWGNYSAKWLARFNLGLHHILKRLIAGEEVKATDPNLLRMRAIANDCAAPLRGNTSLWY comes from the coding sequence ATGACTTACCTCAATGCTTCTCAGAAAAATCTACCAAGTCCTAAACTTACCCGTGACCCAGGTGAACCCCAATATCCCAATGACTTAATTGCGGCTGAGTACCATCAGTTGGCAGTAGGTAGCGCCATTCACCCGGCATTGATTGAGGGCAACTTCTTTCACATTGAGGGAGAATCAATTTACGATTACTTGTTTATCTCCGATAAAATCCCCCGCAAAAATGCCGGACGAGTTACAGAAGGATACATTAAGCGGTATCAGCATTTGCTGTTGGGTGGGATATGGATTAAGTCCCTTGACCCGTTCAAAAATTGGCAACCAATGGAATGGGGGCGGATTAAGCCGAACTTCCCCCGCATTGATTGGCAAAAAGGTAAGCCAGTTAAGTACGAATCACCCCCCAAAACAGCAAACAGAGTTACCTACTTCGATGTTGCTAACTGTATTTGGGACAAAATTGCAAAGCGTTACAACATTAAGCGATATCATTCACTTTTAACACTGCGCTTACTAGATCAAGTCAATCCACTCCTGTTCTGGGAATGGATGAAGCGGCACTCAGAAATTCCCATCATCTTATGCGAGGGTGAGAAGAAAGCAGCCTGTTTGCTGAGTTTGGGGTTTGTCGCGATCGCACTCCCTGGAATTTGGAACGGGCGTGTCGGTAAACAGGATTTCGATGAACGTTTGCACCCTGACTTAGTGCCACTAGCTCAAGCGGGACGCAAGTTCATTATTTTATTCGACCACGAAACCAGTGATAAAACACGTTGGTCAGTGTACCAAGCAACGATACGAACTGGCAAAGTGATTGAGGCGGCAGGTTGTACTTGTGAAGTTGCGTCACTACCAGGGCCGGAGAAAGGTGTTGATGATTTCGTGGTTGGTCGAGGCAAAGATGCCAATACATTACTGAGTGCGATCGTTGATGATGCCAAATCACTTCAAGATTACCAGCGTTCATACCACAAGAGAAAGTGGGGTTTGAGCAAGTACAAGCCAGATGTGACAGTCAACGTTAAATATTTGTCTCAAGCTCTTTATCTTCCCGAACTACCAAGGGAAGAAGAGGACAAGGTGCAGGGGGCAGGGGGCAGAGGAGAAGAAGAAAGGGGACTGGGGACTGGGGACTGGGGAGAACAGGAAGGGTCGTTAAACAACCCTCTGTATAAAGTAATTTCCAACTCCCCCCCGCTCCCTGCCCCCTGCCCCCCTGCCTCTTTCCGCTTTCCCAAATCAGGGCTGGTGGCGTTGTGGAGTGACATGGGTACGGGAAAAACTGAACTCATGCGCTGGTGGCGTGACCAAAACCCAAATACGCGATTCCTCAACAACGGGCATCGTGTCAACCTCCTGAAAAATCTAGCCGAACGCTTGCAGACGGCAATGTATTCAGAACTTGGCTATGTGGGGTTAACTAAAGCTACAGCCCTTAGTATCACCATTGATAGCTTACATAAACTGAATACGCAAGCTTTAACCTACGGCTGCGTATTTATTGATGAGGCTTGCCAATACTTAGTTCATCTACTGCACAGTAAAACTTGCAAAGAACATCGCGCGGCCATACTGGAGGTACTGGAATATATAGTATACAATGCCCCACTGGTGGTCATCGCTGACGCTCACATGGATGACCTGACAGTGGATTTCTTCCGCGCCATGCGACCAGAGGGAGAAATTCCTTACATCGTCAAAAATGAGTGGAGAAATGGCGATCGCACTATTTACTGGTATGAAGGTAATAGTTCCAGCGCCCTAGTCGCCCAAATCTCGGCGGCGCTGATGGCCGGACAGAAAATCATGGTGGTCAGCGACTCGAAACGTTTCATTAAGAAACTGGAAAAATCATTGTTAGTTAAGGTTGAAGAATCTTCTAACTCTGACCAAGCCCCGTTTGGGCAGGGTGTGGGGTGTGGGGTGTGGGGTGTAGGGGAGAAAGAGCATCGAACAACCAGTGGATCACAAGCATCGTCTTCTCAAGACGATTGTATTGGTGGGGGTTCCAAGCCTCGACCAATACCGTCTTCCCTACACCCTACCCCCTACCCCCTACACCCTATTCATGACGAGTCTTCTACACCCTTCAAAATCTGGTCTATCCACTCGGATAACTCTGGCAGTGAAGAAAATATCGCTTTCATTAAAGATATCACCAACGCCGTTAAATCCCTCGATGCCTTGTTCACTTCCCCCAGCTTGGGAACTGGTGTAGATATCTCCCAGTATCATTTCGATTTAGTGTTTGGTGTATTTCATGGTGTTAGCCAAACTGCTACCGAATGCGCCCAACAGCTGTACCGCTATCGTCCCAAAGTCCCGTTTCACGTTTGGGTAGCCCCTCGCCCTCCCTTTGGCTACAAAGATACTAACGCCACCAAGATTAAAGAACGACTGCTGCAAACCAATGAAATGACTGCTTTTCTCTTGCGAATTGACCGTGAAACTGGAAAGCGGGGCGCGGAGAAAGATTGGGCGCTGGAAGCTTACTGTCAAATTCAAGCCAACCGTAGCCAATCGATCAATAACCTGCGTGATGATTTGCGATCGCTCCTCACCTTCATGGGTAATACCTTTATATCTGTCGGCAGTGACGATGATCCTAAAGCCACCGAGCAGTTGAAAAAAGCAGCCGCAGCTTTGGACACTGCCTATCACTCGGCTATTTCCAAGGCTCGTAATATTTCAGCTAGTGAGTACCGCGCCCGTCAAAGTAAAGATTACCTCAAACCCGAAGAAATTTTTGAATGTGAAAAATTCCGCATTCAGGATTCCTACGGTATGGATGTCACCCCTGAATTAGTGGAAAAAGATGAAGGCGGTAGATTAATCAGAGCGCTCGCCTCTCTTGAAGCAATTTTATTAGAACCAGACGACACAATTGTTGACCCCAAAACTGGGAGGCAATACCCTACCCCACCCACAATTGTTACCAGCAAAGACCGTACCGAACGGGACAATTTACCTTTGTGTATCGACTGGGGTAACTACTCGGCAAAGTGGTTAGCGAGATTTAATTTGGGTTTGCATCACATTCTCAAGCGTTTAATTGCTGGGGAAGAAGTTAAGGCCACAGATCCAAACTTACTCAGGATGAGAGCGATCGCCAACGATTGCGCTGCTCCATTGCGTGGAAATACTTCGCTCTGGTATTAA
- a CDS encoding hydroxysqualene dehydroxylase — translation MTVGLQTKRVVVVGAGWAGLGATYHLAKQGYDVTLLEAGSYPGGLVAGWKTTAGKSVEAGIHGFWYPYRNIFSLINELKLNPFTTWTRSAQYSPAGLEVESPIFQDLPRLPAPLGTFLYTQFQRLPLIDRLSALPLLYSVIDFDNSHEAWRRYDFVTARELFKDFGVSARLYKEAFEPMLLVGLFAPGEQCSAAATLGMLYFFILAHQADFDVVWCRGTVGEKIFRPWVEKIAQAGAKVLPQRRVTDLIVDSQNRAKGVVCGDEVFDADAVIFAVGVTGMKKIVANSPSLQSREEFRNLSNLGAIDVLATRLWFDRKIDIPRPSNACFGFDATTGWTFFDLNALHDEYKNEPGTVIEADFYHANQFLNMSDADIITKVKNYLTTCVPAFGGAKVIDSSVIRLPNAVTHFAPGSYRHMLPAKTSFENVFMSGDWIVNRHGSWSQEKAYVTGLEAANLAVSYLGVGQPSEIIPVEEDEAHIQMGRSLNQSLSDLGKSVLPDFWLP, via the coding sequence ATGACAGTCGGGTTACAAACAAAACGCGTGGTAGTTGTCGGTGCTGGTTGGGCTGGTTTAGGTGCAACCTACCATTTGGCAAAACAAGGGTATGATGTCACACTTTTAGAAGCAGGTTCATATCCTGGTGGATTAGTCGCAGGGTGGAAAACCACAGCCGGAAAATCTGTAGAAGCCGGAATTCACGGCTTTTGGTATCCTTACAGAAATATTTTTTCCCTAATTAATGAATTAAAACTTAATCCCTTTACCACCTGGACTCGTTCCGCCCAATATTCCCCTGCGGGGTTGGAAGTTGAATCACCAATTTTTCAAGATTTACCACGACTTCCCGCCCCTTTAGGTACTTTTCTCTACACACAATTTCAGCGATTACCCTTAATTGATCGTCTCAGCGCCTTACCTTTACTTTATTCTGTTATAGATTTTGACAATTCCCATGAAGCTTGGCGGCGTTATGATTTTGTCACAGCCCGTGAATTATTCAAAGATTTTGGCGTTTCTGCCCGACTTTACAAAGAAGCCTTTGAACCTATGCTGTTAGTGGGCTTATTTGCTCCAGGCGAACAATGTTCAGCCGCAGCGACATTAGGAATGCTTTACTTTTTTATTCTGGCTCATCAAGCTGATTTTGATGTGGTTTGGTGTCGTGGAACAGTGGGGGAAAAAATATTTCGTCCTTGGGTGGAAAAAATTGCACAAGCTGGTGCGAAAGTGTTACCCCAACGCCGAGTGACTGATTTAATTGTTGATAGTCAAAATCGCGCCAAGGGTGTGGTTTGCGGTGATGAAGTCTTTGATGCGGATGCGGTAATTTTTGCCGTTGGTGTCACTGGGATGAAGAAAATTGTCGCTAATAGCCCCAGTTTACAAAGCCGGGAAGAATTCCGAAATTTAAGTAATTTAGGCGCAATTGACGTTTTAGCCACCCGTTTATGGTTTGACCGCAAAATTGATATTCCTCGTCCTTCTAATGCTTGCTTTGGCTTTGATGCGACCACAGGATGGACATTTTTTGATTTAAATGCCCTGCATGATGAATATAAAAATGAGCCGGGAACAGTGATTGAAGCTGATTTCTATCACGCCAATCAATTTCTGAATATGAGTGATGCAGATATCATCACAAAAGTCAAGAATTATTTAACAACTTGTGTCCCAGCCTTTGGCGGTGCGAAAGTAATAGATAGCAGCGTGATTCGCTTACCCAATGCAGTGACTCACTTTGCGCCTGGTAGCTATCGCCATATGTTACCAGCTAAGACCAGTTTTGAGAATGTCTTTATGAGTGGTGATTGGATTGTGAATCGTCACGGTTCTTGGTCTCAGGAGAAGGCTTATGTTACAGGTTTAGAAGCGGCAAATTTAGCAGTATCCTATTTAGGTGTGGGTCAGCCTTCTGAGATTATACCTGTAGAAGAGGACGAAGCGCACATTCAAATGGGGCGATCGCTCAATCAAAGTCTGAGCGACTTGGGTAAATCTGTCTTACCTGATTTTTGGTTGCCTTAG
- a CDS encoding NB-ARC domain-containing protein, with amino-acid sequence MGYSASSQENLLIQSCNIQSSYQYTEDDDLQTLTLEEALSVLNELVSKARGKPLSEPEITVVRGAWNGQNYEKMSENSSYSQNYLQRRVATILFDTLTEIIGNGEQVCKRNLRTCLEAFMSQDAIYGSQIPDVSSFYGREAELILLKELIKKQHCVSLVGVAGIGKSSLAAKLITDISTNKILGFDYLIWKSVAHTPPIEDLVTELLEILDPEFVQPHHTQASITHLLKYLQKKRCLIVLDDLELLGQNFEQKLDYLFFIRRVVEETHQSCLILTSRVLLDEFDDLLNAKRPFQFIKLEGLDTNASMQFLFDRGLTDPKKCHQLIQTYRGNPSELTAVIDRIYHLFGSTDIFFENPTTLVSKKLENILNEIVGQVLQNIHKQILIYLAEKVVGGSELISITTILNNFKRQNTISTLDVVKALEILEKMSLIETVKNPVTQEISFTLQPVIKKYVMTDTRNLINDSNPSNLKMAS; translated from the coding sequence ATGGGTTATAGTGCTTCTTCACAAGAAAATTTACTGATACAGTCATGTAATATACAATCATCTTATCAATATACAGAGGATGATGATTTACAAACATTAACTTTGGAGGAAGCTTTAAGTGTTTTGAATGAACTAGTCTCCAAAGCACGGGGCAAACCCTTATCTGAGCCAGAAATCACGGTTGTCAGAGGTGCTTGGAATGGGCAGAACTATGAAAAAATGTCTGAAAACTCATCTTACAGCCAAAATTACTTGCAGCGTAGAGTAGCAACAATATTATTTGATACACTCACAGAAATTATAGGGAATGGTGAACAAGTGTGCAAACGAAATTTGCGAACTTGTTTAGAAGCTTTCATGAGTCAAGATGCAATTTATGGGAGTCAAATACCTGATGTTTCTAGCTTTTATGGACGAGAAGCAGAACTAATTCTGCTCAAAGAATTAATTAAAAAACAGCACTGTGTATCACTTGTAGGAGTTGCAGGTATTGGTAAAAGCTCATTAGCAGCAAAATTAATTACAGATATTAGTACCAATAAAATTTTAGGATTTGATTATTTAATCTGGAAATCGGTAGCTCACACACCACCAATTGAAGATTTGGTAACAGAATTATTAGAAATTTTAGATCCTGAGTTTGTTCAGCCACATCATACACAAGCAAGTATTACACACTTGCTCAAATATCTACAAAAAAAACGTTGCTTGATTGTCTTAGATGACTTAGAACTGTTAGGGCAAAATTTTGAGCAGAAATTAGATTATTTATTTTTTATTCGCCGTGTAGTAGAAGAAACTCATCAAAGCTGTTTGATATTAACTAGTCGAGTTTTACTCGATGAGTTTGATGATTTACTCAATGCGAAAAGACCTTTTCAATTCATAAAACTTGAAGGTCTAGATACAAACGCATCCATGCAATTTCTGTTTGACAGAGGATTGACTGACCCAAAAAAATGTCATCAATTAATTCAAACTTATCGTGGTAATCCTTCGGAATTAACAGCCGTAATTGACCGAATTTATCATCTGTTTGGTAGTACAGACATATTTTTTGAGAATCCAACTACTCTTGTAAGCAAAAAGCTTGAAAATATACTTAATGAAATAGTTGGACAGGTATTACAAAACATTCACAAACAAATTCTGATTTATTTAGCAGAAAAAGTAGTGGGTGGTTCAGAATTAATTAGTATCACGACAATTTTGAATAACTTTAAACGCCAAAATACTATATCAACTTTAGATGTAGTCAAAGCATTAGAAATTCTTGAAAAAATGTCATTAATCGAAACTGTGAAAAACCCAGTTACTCAGGAAATTAGTTTTACTCTTCAACCAGTCATCAAAAAGTATGTTATGACAGATACGCGAAACCTAATAAATGACTCTAATCCTTCAAACTTGAAAATGGCATCCTAG
- a CDS encoding CHAT domain-containing protein: protein MARKWYLFFSRLSTLKYLFLGIFLSLLIIFSPNQTIAAPTPGQLNQKGFTQLHQGLTSAALQTWESAYRAYKKLNDTEGMTGSLINQSLALQANASYSRACQTLIQALKMENWVCHPIHLQRFSQTEYQERLNQALQNQPLQKVQVVGLRNLGDVLRQLGNPESSSLVLNKASTIAQDIGLEAPNLLLSLAHTERSLFAQAKSRYEFIDEPLSKQEALNTAQVKLMAALELYQQINTIPAQLNQLNLLLESSDPNPQLIQSLVQILLTNQDQFSELPTIEAIYARIKLAQCLLTINDKLSTALALSQKALSLADKLENQRAKSFALGTLANVYIHLGQESKSIKYLSQAMGIAQSVEAWDIAYEWQWQLGQLYKKSNRIQEAIQAYTAAVHSLELVRNSILSINPEIQFAFKDKVEPVYQEYMELLLSQDNINFRQIIQTQEQLKLAELENFLQCGNLIPKFSLLDVQDSSSKIPHTIYLIKLKNQIEVILRNPEGDFYHHNLELNLAEDSINTLIKFLQNQRFNSFAETDFLLYPQSLYKLLLAPISKYLPETGNLIFVLDTYFQNLPISMLHDGEKYLIDSYNISVASSSQFYQNQAFKPGQLRALVAAISEKSPSFRDSLVPPNLNPLPEVKAEIKSIRKNTVSTSELLNHQFTSDRFRQKIANSPLPVIHVSTHAQFSSDPEQTFILAWDRPMNLWDLNVLLKRQNSQSSIDLLVLSACQTAKGDRRSALGIAGLAAQSGARSTIATLWLVNSDSTVQLISKFYEGLKNGLPKAEALRQAQLSLLSSPKYSHPYYWAAFVLVGAWD from the coding sequence ATGGCAAGAAAATGGTATCTATTTTTCTCTCGGCTATCAACTTTAAAGTATTTATTTTTAGGCATATTTCTATCATTGCTGATAATTTTTTCTCCAAATCAAACGATTGCGGCTCCCACGCCAGGACAATTGAACCAAAAGGGATTTACTCAACTACATCAAGGACTTACATCAGCAGCATTACAGACTTGGGAATCAGCTTACCGTGCTTACAAAAAACTGAATGACACCGAAGGAATGACGGGTAGCCTGATTAATCAAAGTTTGGCATTACAAGCTAATGCTTCATATTCTCGTGCTTGCCAAACTTTAATTCAGGCTTTGAAGATGGAAAATTGGGTTTGTCACCCAATTCATTTACAACGTTTTTCCCAGACTGAATATCAAGAACGTTTAAATCAGGCGTTACAAAACCAACCCTTACAAAAAGTCCAAGTTGTGGGACTTCGGAATCTTGGGGATGTACTGCGGCAACTGGGAAACCCAGAGTCCTCTTCTCTGGTGCTAAACAAGGCTAGTACAATAGCGCAAGATATTGGATTGGAAGCACCTAATTTATTACTGAGTTTAGCTCATACAGAACGCTCACTTTTTGCACAAGCTAAAAGCAGATATGAGTTCATAGATGAACCCCTATCTAAACAAGAAGCACTGAATACAGCCCAAGTTAAACTTATGGCGGCTCTAGAACTTTATCAACAAATAAATACCATTCCCGCACAGTTAAATCAACTAAACTTGTTATTAGAATCTAGTGATCCCAACCCACAATTAATTCAATCTTTAGTTCAAATTTTATTAACTAACCAAGATCAATTTTCAGAATTACCCACCATAGAAGCTATCTATGCTCGAATTAAACTAGCTCAATGCTTGCTCACAATCAATGATAAATTATCAACAGCACTGGCACTAAGTCAAAAAGCTTTATCATTAGCTGATAAATTGGAAAACCAGAGAGCAAAATCCTTTGCTTTGGGAACTCTTGCCAATGTTTACATTCATTTGGGTCAAGAGTCGAAATCAATCAAATATCTCAGCCAAGCTATGGGAATTGCTCAATCAGTCGAAGCTTGGGATATTGCTTATGAATGGCAGTGGCAATTAGGTCAATTGTACAAAAAAAGTAATCGTATCCAGGAGGCAATCCAAGCATATACGGCTGCTGTTCACAGTCTAGAACTCGTTCGCAACAGTATTTTATCAATTAACCCAGAAATTCAATTTGCTTTTAAAGACAAAGTTGAACCCGTATATCAAGAGTATATGGAGTTACTGTTGTCTCAAGATAACATCAATTTTAGACAAATTATCCAAACTCAAGAACAGCTAAAATTAGCTGAATTAGAAAATTTCTTACAATGTGGTAATTTGATTCCTAAATTTTCTTTACTGGATGTTCAAGATTCTTCTAGCAAGATCCCACATACTATTTATTTAATTAAACTGAAAAATCAAATAGAGGTAATTCTTCGTAATCCAGAAGGTGATTTTTATCATCATAATCTAGAATTAAATTTAGCTGAAGATTCTATTAATACACTAATTAAATTTCTGCAAAATCAACGGTTCAATTCTTTTGCCGAAACTGATTTTCTGCTTTATCCTCAATCTCTATATAAATTATTACTTGCACCGATCAGCAAGTATTTACCAGAAACAGGTAATTTAATCTTTGTTTTGGATACTTATTTCCAAAACTTGCCCATCTCTATGCTACATGATGGTGAAAAATATTTAATTGATTCTTATAATATTTCCGTAGCTTCAAGTTCTCAATTTTACCAAAATCAGGCTTTCAAACCAGGACAGTTAAGGGCTTTAGTCGCAGCAATTTCTGAAAAAAGCCCGAGTTTTAGAGATTCTTTAGTTCCTCCTAATTTGAATCCCTTACCAGAGGTTAAGGCAGAAATCAAAAGTATTAGGAAAAATACTGTTTCTACCTCCGAACTACTTAATCATCAATTTACGAGCGATCGCTTTCGCCAAAAAATTGCTAATTCCCCTCTACCAGTAATTCACGTCAGTACTCACGCGCAATTTAGTTCTGACCCTGAGCAGACTTTCATTTTAGCGTGGGATCGTCCCATGAATCTCTGGGATTTGAATGTTTTGCTTAAACGGCAAAATAGTCAATCATCGATTGATTTACTGGTTCTCAGCGCTTGCCAAACAGCTAAGGGAGATAGGCGTTCGGCATTGGGTATTGCTGGATTAGCAGCCCAGTCAGGCGCACGCAGCACAATTGCAACTTTGTGGCTAGTAAATTCTGACTCTACTGTACAACTAATTAGCAAATTTTATGAAGGTTTGAAAAATGGGCTTCCGAAAGCCGAAGCACTTAGACAAGCTCAATTAAGTTTACTTTCTAGTCCTAAGTACAGTCATCCTTATTACTGGGCAGCATTTGTTCTGGTTGGTGCTTGGGACTGA